In Zingiber officinale cultivar Zhangliang chromosome 1A, Zo_v1.1, whole genome shotgun sequence, the DNA window GATTGAAGAGGAAAAGAATGATGAAGATGAACAGCAAATTATGAAGGATTgaagagaaaaagagaaaaatgaaGATTTTGATATCTTCTCTAGAGACTACAAGTGAATGCTGAAAGAGAAACTAAGCAAAAGTTGATCATTACTCCTATAGACAGTAGATTCCAGAGGAGACTAATTGTTCTAAAATCTATTTTACTTGAGAGAGTAATAATAAGATTGACTAAAGTTGATGAGGAATAAAGAACCTACTGGTGCATCAACTTGATGAATAGAGGATGAAATGACGGGGAAAAGGGTATTAAGACAATTCAACTAATATGGCAAAGAGGAGAGTTAATGGTGTAGTGCTCTATCAAAATCCTGGCagcaaaatatatatttttaaatcagTACTGCCACCTCTTTTTCCAGATATGGTTCTTTTTTTTTACTGTGCCTTCTCTATTTTGATATTAAAACAAAATTGTTGCCCCTGTTTTTATGGAAAGATTATTTCCAtttctttaattttcaaaacaaagttGGTCTTGGACCTGTTCAAGATCTGGAAAATTGGGATGAGGGATTTCATCACCTATGTCACCACGAAGCAGCCAACTCAAGAGGCAGCAAAAGGAAGCCTGCATGCATCAAGGATGCCATGTAATTCACAGAAGGTAGCAATGTGTTGTGAACCACAAAGTCAAGCGAGTGACAATCTACACGTGAAGGAATTGAGCGTGGCACTTGTCACCTCTAGGATTCATAATACAAGTTTTCTAATAGCATAGAGGAAAGTCCAACAGAGATTGGCCGGTAAAGGGGAGCCACTTAAACCAAACTGAGATGAAGCATCTTGCCAAGGATGTCAATGCCAAGAGGCAAGGTAGCCGACCTACAGTTACAAGGGAAGACGCGAGGCTATGATATGAAAACCATGAAATGATATTATCGATATAGAAAGAAAGAAAGTTGGGAACAGGGGAGGCAGAGAAGAAAAAATAGCATCATGGAAGAGGGAAGATTGCACCATTACATTAAATCCATGGCTCTCTCTATGGAGCTGAAGGGAAAAAACCCAATGCAAAACTCTAATTTACCCATTCTGATAGCAAGTACAAAGGGATGAAAGTGCATTATACTATTATACCAATATATACATACAGGACTCTTACATAATAACCTACTATTAAATGTAAAATCCAAGACAACCTAGATTCTTACAATATAAAACAACTAATACGTTCTACATCtgttaaaatctttaaaattatGACAAGTAGAATTTTGTTTGGTCCTCATATCTTCAAGTCTAGCTCATTCAGTTTGTAAAACTATAAAAGATTTGGATCCTCTCTGAAAACctttatactattttttttttctcccatACTATCATCTTTAGCATTATCATCTATGTTACAATTTTTTATTcctttctcggccttttggctaagatcatgtgtagtatctgttcttatcagtGTAATCTATGTTACAATTTTTTTGTATGTGTTGTTTCTTGATTGCTTAACACTCTTAACCATAATGTAAGTTGGAACTGTGGTTAGTATCGCAGAATCTTTCTTTTTGTGATCCACAATGATCACATAATACTTTTTGCATTTGAACCACTTAATAGTAATCCTAGCATCTACATCTCTTTCTTTTATAAATAATAGATTCAAGATACCTAAAAGTCTCGTAGAACTTTTCTTCCATCCATTTTAACTATTCACTTGTTTCTTTCCATGACATATTTCTGATAGTTTCTTTTAGCACAGCTTAACTTAAATCTTTAGTTTCTAAAATTCCACAATTCGAAACTACTGAGTCCATCATCCTATTTGTACTCAAACAAATCTTTTTCTGTAATCAATTGTCTTCTGAGTTGTGAAGCAAAAAGCAAGAATGCCTGGTAAAGTAAATCCATGATAATTAGAGTACTAGCTAAACAAAGCCGGGAATACCTTTCCATATCTATCTTCATAAGGAATTTGCCTGGTATGATATTTTCCAGATGCAACATTTTCCTTGTAGGCATCAGCATTTATCCCAAATTGTCCTCCTGGCATCCAAAGTTTGTCCAAAAACTAACCTCAATAAAGTTCACAAGAAATGCCCTCTTTTATGaagcatgtgaaaaaaaaaatgaacctaAAGTAGCGGTAGCACTTTTGTCTATGATGGCAGCATTTGACAATTCCGCATGCAGTTTTTCTAATTCCCTAATCATTGAATCAAAATTCTTCTCTGTTGCTTGAAGAGCCTCATAATGACCGATGCGCAATTTCCTCTCATTGTCATATGTTTCTCTGCAATATTTTTCAGAGGAGAAGCTTGGACATTTTTCATTATGAAAATTTCAATTGACAATGGAAGGAGAGCTCTGACCTGCAACACTGGTATTCTTGTCTGAGAACCTCAAGTTCAGACATCAATGCTAGAATTTGCTGGTCATCACCACGGCTCCTTTGCAAATCTTGATTCATCTGTTGAACTTGAGAGATTAATTCTTGTCTTGCCCCTGCCAAGCTTTGTGCTTCAGCGTGAGCCTGTTGCAACTCCACTTTCGCAGATTCAGAAGATTTCAAATCAGCTTCCATCTTTGCAACCTTATCCAAGaacaattttaattgttgatcTTTCCCAGTTTTTACGGCATCCATTTGGTTTTGCAGTCTTTGCAGCTCCTTTTGGGCATCTGTTAATTCTTGCTTCAAAGAAGAATGGACGGTAGCAAATCTTTGGTTCTCTGCTGTGAGTCGTTGCATTTCCCAGTGTTGTGAAGCAAGCTTCTGCTCCATAATTTCTAGAGGTGGCAGTGTATCAGAAGGAAATGGAACAGGTGTAGGATGGATGCCTGGGCCAAAAGGCTCCGTGTGGAGCAAGGCAGGACCAGGTAGAGGCCATAACACATGCAAAGGAGGTATAAAACCTTGGTATCCCAAAGGGGGCTGCAGTAAATACCCTTGAAACATTACAAATGTATAAGTGGAAGTACATTTTTCAATCAAAGAAGCATCAAACAAGATAAGATTGCCACACAATGAAACTGAACAGGCACAGCATGTCCCTTCCAGAAGCAAACCTTCTGATGCTACTAAGTTCTAACTGATTCAATATTTTAGAATCATAAATATTTCTAATGACCGATAGATCTAGAATGTAACAAGTCCCAACAGAAGTCATTCAGAAAGATCAGAGGATTGTCATCCATTGGGATGGAACTCATCAATAGGAAGCAACAAATGAGTATGTCAAAACATGTAAATCTAGAATCAATAGAAGATCAATTAATTAACATGTGATATAGCAAAAATTTTATAACAAGAAAAATTGGCAAACAAAATATCCCACCATGCTTAGCATGGGTGCATCAAATGAAAACACATGAGAGCACCAACTATGGCATGACTTACAGTGACAATGTCATTACAAAATCAACTAGATAACAACcttcaaatataaaaatattgaaaCTACAATGTTTGTAGATGGAGAACAAACCAATTAAATTACCAACAGAAGTGCACAAAAAATTGACTACAACATAAGAAGATTTTCAACAACCAACGCATTCTAAGAAACAAACATAGTAAAATCAGACTTCTAAAGTTTTAGGAAATAATTACACAAAGTCAGAAAATTATAGTAGGCCCATGTATAAGTCTGAATCAATAAACACTTCCGACAATGGTCATGTCAAGCTAAATCACCATACTTCAGGCAATAAAGTTACTAAGAGTCCGGCAACTCCCCACAATAAATTAACTACAAAAATTCACAGAAAATCATCATAGCTTCTGGAAGCTAGATATGAATTCATCAATTCAAACACGAGATGCTATAGCTCAATCACAGTAACCTCCAAATATCAAATAAAAGATCAGCATCAATGTCGTCTCATGTGTCAACAATCCACAAGTTCCAACATATAACATAtttgaaccaaaataaaaatgtAACCAAAACATAAAACCTAACCACAACAATTTCTTAATCAATCACTAATAAATTGAAtaattaaaaaagttaaaaacaaGGATACAAAAACGTTCTttcactaataaatttaatcctcAAAGTTCATGTACCTGAGTGGAAATTATGAGGATATTGGACTCTCATATCCTTCTCTTGAGCAAAGGCAAAACCCTGAGTTGTGGTGCTCTGCTGCCTTTGACTCTCCTCATGTTGTTTTGGCTCTCGTTGAGCACTATGCTGGTCATTGCGAGTCTTCAGCACACAATCCTTCTTCAAATGCCCTGTCTGCTTGCAAAAGTTGCAAATATCTTCAACCAAGGGGCATGCCTTAGACAAGTGTCCTCGTTCATGGCAGTTGAAGCATCGTATCTTCTCTTTAGATCTAGATCTATGACTCCGCAGCCGTGGCTTTTTTTTAGCATTCAGTTTAGTTTTCCTCGGACACTCATCCTGGACATGCCCTGATTCCTTGCAAAAGAAGCAAATATTCTTGTCCAAGCTACAATCATCAACAATGTGCCCACGTTCACCACATCTAAAGCATCGTGCTAACTTTGAAGAAGGCATCTAACTCTAGGTTAGATTCTGAAGAACCCTaccaaatattttttatttgcCTTCTTTGATGGTCAAGATAGCTCACTGGCAGTTCCAAAGAAAATGAAGTACAAACCTTTCCAAAGAAAGAACAAGTAAATGTTATCCTCTGTTCAACTTCAAATAATTGAGTTTTATCATCAGCAgtataaaaaatatagaaaaaaatggAGAGCATATACAAGGTTTATGGGGATGATAGAGTTAACTtatggctcgatcaatttgtggTCTTCAGTGTAATCTACACACAGCATTCCCACATGCAGAATGGCAATTACAAGTATCTAATGTTAATCTAAAAAATGGTTCTCCATTTTGTTTTTCCAAGCCAATGTTAGTAAATGTTGCAATCGATCCCAACCAAGAGACGTAAGAATTTAAAGCAACTACGATAAGTAGACTTTTAGCTAGGAAAAAATGGTCGAAAAGCAGaaatagttagaaaattttcaccCAATATGTTACTAGTTATCAGTTAAAGGGCTAGGGTTATTTCAATTTACACAGGATCCTGACACAACTGTATCTGCATGAGATTTCATATCGAAATTCATTTATTGAGACTTTATATCCACTATATAATGCCAGAGAATAACTCACATTTTAAACATATACAATATCAACTGCCAAAAAAAAATAAGTCAAGATATTCATAGTTTTCAATAGATTGTGATGTAAAAATAacctgagagagagagagagagagagaggagatccTACTTCGCCCATTCACAATGTTTTAAGGTGTAAATCTTTGCGGAAGGTTTGTCGTGACCTAGAAACCTGTCATAGGCTCATAGCATATATGATAATGAAATCGAAAAAATGGCCAAAAAGCAGAAATAGTTAGAAAATGTTCACGCAATATATTACTAGTTATCAGTTAAGGGCTAGGGTTATTTCAATTTACACAGGATCCTGACACAACTGTATCTGCATGAGATTTCATATCGAAATTCATTTATTGAGACTTCATATCCACTATATAATGCCAGAGAATAACTCAATTTTTTAACCATAAACAATATCGACTGCCAAAAAAAATAAGTCAAGATATTCATAGTTTTCAATAGATTCTGATGTAAAAATAACCTtttagagagagagaggagatccTACTTCGCCCATTCACAATGTTTTAAGGTGTAAATCTTTGCGGAAGGTTTGTTGTGACCTAGAAACCTCTCATAGGCTCATAGCATATATTTATAATGAAATCGAAAAAaggagcaaggaagaaaggtaGCGACTACAAGAAAAGAGGGAAGAATCTTACATTGTCTAAGAAGCGATGGGAT includes these proteins:
- the LOC122037962 gene encoding uncharacterized protein LOC122037962 isoform X1; translated protein: MPSSKLARCFRCGERGHIVDDCSLDKNICFFCKESGHVQDECPRKTKLNAKKKPRLRSHRSRSKEKIRCFNCHERGHLSKACPLVEDICNFCKQTGHLKKDCVLKTRNDQHSAQREPKQHEESQRQQSTTTQGFAFAQEKDMRVQYPHNFHSGYLLQPPLGYQGFIPPLHVLWPLPGPALLHTEPFGPGIHPTPVPFPSDTLPPLEIMEQKLASQHWEMQRLTAENQRFATVHSSLKQELTDAQKELQRLQNQMDAVKTGKDQQLKLFLDKVAKMEADLKSSESAKVELQQAHAEAQSLAGARQELISQVQQMNQDLQRSRGDDQQILALMSELEVLRQEYQCCRETYDNERKLRIGHYEALQATEKNFDSMIRELEKLHAELSNAAIIDKSATATLGGQFGINADAYKENVASGKYHTRQIPYEDRYGKEHAGVAAPHPESAAGLVSAQAVYNASIVPRDIVLGITGNDGPQGIHASLASGYAARGVGVDLSATGMTAAARDSTQAPPSYGAAQQAAYVTGCDYKALCGGSNAPMHP
- the LOC122037962 gene encoding protein FLX-like 2 isoform X2; this translates as MEQKLASQHWEMQRLTAENQRFATVHSSLKQELTDAQKELQRLQNQMDAVKTGKDQQLKLFLDKVAKMEADLKSSESAKVELQQAHAEAQSLAGARQELISQVQQMNQDLQRSRGDDQQILALMSELEVLRQEYQCCRETYDNERKLRIGHYEALQATEKNFDSMIRELEKLHAELSNAAIIDKSATATLGGQFGINADAYKENVASGKYHTRQIPYEDRYGKEHAGVAAPHPESAAGLVSAQAVYNASIVPRDIVLGITGNDGPQGIHASLASGYAARGVGVDLSATGMTAAARDSTQAPPSYGAAQQAAYVTGCDYKALCGGSNAPMHP